A window of Onychostoma macrolepis isolate SWU-2019 chromosome 01, ASM1243209v1, whole genome shotgun sequence contains these coding sequences:
- the slc43a1b gene encoding solute carrier family 43 member 1b: MAPSLSQAYRRRWWMAVTSIIENLFFSAVLLGWGSLLIMLKNEGFYSHLCTENVTEAHTNVSLTERTVWLSCIEQEEILNLGFTIGSFIISAATLPLGVLMDKFGPRPIRLFGSSCFALSMALIAVASYDPKVLSSIIFIAVSMNGFGGICLTFTSLTLPNMFGNVRSTILSLMIGSYASSAVTFPGVKLIYDVGVSFSVIFWLWAGFASLVFLNCFINWPGESFPGPEDIRYTTMVKLRSEVVDQKMTEESSFTQETPKEQEVTKQQPSSDEAPSDGTAAQSQGPPPFHRSVCSPIFLWSIITMAMTQLRVIFFMGAMNKMLEFLVTHGDPNPSEELEKEAEEKVNLYSSIFGTLQLLCLVSCPLIGYIMDWRMKECEDMVNSAEGEKSPSGPPKRGRKIQKLTNAIRAFILTNTLLVIFGIISLIDNLPVQVVSFVLHTAVRGFIHSCCGGLYAAVYPTNHFGTLTGLQSMISAVFALLQQPLFMWMVGPLKGDPYWINLGLLVFSLIGFLLPGYLFYHRRQIIKEKAALDSLSMSQSAQESNSLNQTNDSAKYQTNGNI; the protein is encoded by the exons ATGGCCCCGTCGCTCTCGCAGGCCTACAGGAGGCGCTGGTGGATGGCTGTCACATCAATCATAGAAAACCTGTTCTTCTCTGCTGTATTGTTGGGTTGGGGCTCTCTTCTTATCATGCTGAAGAATGAGGGCTTCTACTCTCACCTGTGTACAG AGAATGTCACTGAGGCTCACACTAATGTGAGTTTGACGGAACGGACGGTTTGGCTGAGCTGTATTGAGCAGGAGGAGATTCTGAATCTGGGCTTTACGATTGGCTCGTTCATCATCAGCGCAGCCACTCTGCCGCTAGGTGTCTTGATGGACAAGTTTGGACCACGTCCAATCAGATTGTTTGGCAG TTCGTGTTTTGCATTATCCATGGCTTTGATTGCAGTAGCATCTTATGATCCAAAAG TGTTATCTTCTATCATATTTATTGCTGTGTCCATGAATGGGTTCGGAGGAATCTGTCTAACCTTCACTTCACTAACA TTGCCAAATATGTTTGGAAATGTGCGGTCTACGATTCTTTCGCTCATGATTGGCTCGTACGCCTCCTCTGCTGTCACCTTTCCAGGAGTCAAG CTGATCTATGATGTGGGCGTCTCTTTTTCTGTTATATTCTGGTTATGGGCAGGGTTTGCCTCCCTTGTCTTCCTCAACTGCTTCATTAACTGGCCGGGAGAATCTTTTCCTGGCCCTGAGGACATCAGATACAC TACAATGGTGAAGCTGAGAAGTGAAGTAGTGGACCAAAAGATGACTGAAGAAAGTTCTTTCACTCAGGAGACTCCTAAAGAGCAAGAGGTGACCAAACAGCAGCCTTCCTCTGATGAAGCACCCAGCGACGGAACAGCTGCTCAGAGCCAGG GACCCCCTCCCTTTCATCGTTCAGTGTGCTCACCTATTTTCCTGTGGAGCATCATCACAATGGCGATGACCCAGCTCCGTGTCATTTTTTTCATGGGTGCCATGAATAAGATGTTGGAGTTCTTGGTTACCCATGGTGACCCTAATC CCTCAGAGGAGTTGGAGAAGGAGGCAGAGGAGAAAG tgaATCTCTACTCGTCCATCTTTGGCACTCTTCAGCTGCTCTGCCTGGTCTCCTGTCCTCTGATTGGCTACATCATGGACTGGAGAATGAAGGAGTGTGAGGACATGGTGAATTCAGCAGAAGGAGAAAAAAG TCCCTCCGGGCCTCCAAAAAGGGGCAGAAAGATCCAGAAACTCACCAACGCCATCAGAGCTTTCATCCTTACTAACACTCTGCTAGTCATTTTCGGCATCATCTCTCTCATAGACAATCTACCCGTACAG GTGGTGTCATTTGTTCTTCATACTGCAGTTCGGGGTTTTATTCACTCCTGCTGTGGTGGGCTCTATGCTGCTGT CTACCCAACCAATCACTTTGGCACTCTGACGGGCTTGCAGTCCATGATCAGTGCTGTGTTCGCCCTCCTACAACAACCACTCTTCATGTGGATGGTGGGACCATTGAAGGGTGATCCTTACTGG ATCAACTTGGGCCTGCTTGTGTTCTCATTGATTGGCTTCCTGCTGCCAGGATACCTCTTCTACCACCGGAGACAGATTATAAAGGAGAAGGCAGCTCTTGATAGTCTGTCAATGAGCCAGTCAGCGCAGGAGAGCAACAGCCTCAACCAAACAAATGATTCagcaaaatatcaaacaaacGGGAACATCTGA